One stretch of Sphingomonas sp. HF-S4 DNA includes these proteins:
- a CDS encoding ArsR/SmtB family transcription factor, whose translation MVEQRLDTTFHALADPTRRGMLATLALGEKSIGELAEPFAMSFAGAAKHVKVLEGAGLVARRKVGRNQLCRLNAGPLAEADKWLRQWEQFWNFRLDRLASLIEEQKP comes from the coding sequence ATGGTTGAACAACGACTCGACACGACCTTCCACGCTCTCGCCGATCCCACGCGGCGCGGCATGCTCGCCACGCTCGCGCTCGGCGAGAAGTCGATCGGCGAGCTGGCCGAGCCCTTTGCGATGAGCTTCGCCGGCGCCGCCAAACATGTGAAGGTGCTCGAAGGCGCCGGCCTCGTCGCGCGGCGGAAAGTCGGGCGCAACCAGCTCTGCCGGCTCAACGCCGGCCCGCTCGCCGAAGCGGACAAGTGGCTGCGCCAATGGGAGCAGTTCTGGAATTTCCGGCTCGATCGGCTCGCGTCGCTCATCGAGGAGCAGAAACCGTGA